The nucleotide window acaatgaaaaacagtatttttgcacgctttgcacgtgcatacttcatcttttgacattttgaagacgttctcgttttttctacgacgtgaaatgacctgttttgcagttgtgtggacgatgcgagcatatgatgacaattgttcaattttgtcctcttatgtcccaagagctggttccaatttaactCCCGGATAGTTAGGActaatttttcaagcataacaactttgaatacttgaaaaatgattgcagaaacgcaattttcagatgacgttctcgcttccgtcgacgtcgtgtttgcttaagctccctaataacaaGGAGCGAAAACGTCGAAACGAGCGCTTTCTTCACTTTCTCGATTTCCTCAGTTGCGTTGCTGCAAACATAAGTGCAGTGGTCTTGTCTTGTTTCAGTGTTAAAAGTGCCCGGATCATATAAAACGATTCAACTGGTGATGATCGACACGACAATCCTTTGCTGCAAACAGTAAGTAAACCAATCATAGTGCATAATTTCATGTGTATGTTGTCACACCATAAGCATGCATTCGACAATTTTTACCCCATTGCTGAAGCAATGAAGCTCACGTGGTGAGGCGAGTTACGCAAATTGAATCGTCGCTTTGCCACATTTTAAAGTAAATTGCAAGGTGAGCATCATTATTCGGGTAAATTTCGCTGTGGTTGCCAAGCCGTAAACATTTGTCCATTTGTGAACAAGCACAAAACCGACGGCAACCAGGACatgacaaatttgcacatttgacaACGTAGTTTTGCACCCTTTGCACGtgcgattttcttttttttttttttttacacattcCGCAGTCATGCTCGTCCtatctacgacgtgaaatgacctcaTTTGCAAATATGCGAACGacatgacaaattttcaatttctgttgATACAAATTTCATGTCAGAATAATTGGAACACATTTTCCCATCAGAACCACTTGGAATTATCGAGAAATTATAGCAGAAGCGCGAAGTTACATTTATCTACTGCCGACATCGTGTTTGCTTATAATAAAGCTTCCTATTTTGTGCGAGTTTTCCTCTCTTCGTTCTACTCACCGACCAGGTCGTTCATGCACATGCTACTTGGGTGCACCGTTCAAAAGTTAGCCTCCTCATTGTCACATCTTACCTTTAGTGTTCGTTATAATATTTCGTCGTACCAATTTCCGAGTTTTCCATCCTTTTATGCAACCCAATTCCGTTGAAAATGAACACTTTGCTTCTTCAACTAAATTAATCCTGTTTGcctgttcttttcttttagtcAAAAAAAGTCTAACACGCTCccagaagaagaaaaacagcTTAAATGGATAAGAAATACACTTCGCGACTCTACGTGAGTAAAATGCTAACCTATCGTAATCGGTCGGCATCTGTTCGTGAAGGAGTTGTAAATTTTTCGTTGGAAGGCGTTTTTCGGATGACTTTGTCTAAAAAAAATTCGCAAACAGAGAAAGATTGTGTTTTGTTTCTACTCTTGCTCTGATAAATTttagttaattttatttaattatgtttcatttttttatgaagtaAAGTGCTTTGAGCGTTTATAACGGAGAGGCACCATATAAATTGtattcttattattataatattactactattattagaTTGTAGGGTCAAATTCATTTAAGGAAAGTCTAGATGTATTTAAGCTGTGCGATACCGACAGACTATTGcccctttgcaaaaatttggttttatcaaacgagttgataaaggttgaattaccagcgtgaaagatttagaaagctgacgtttcgagcgtttgcccttcgtcagagcgatcGTGATTCAAGTTTCATAGGATCACTGGAAGCTCTTATAATTATTGGAAGAGACTGATCTTACCTTGTTCTGACAAGGCTTTTCACGAGTTCCACACTTGTATGCAGACGAACACAACCGGCTTGCACTTTTACAAGGGCAGCCTCGAGTGCTTTGTCCAACTCGTTTTCGCGAGCAAGTGCTTTTACCCTTGCAGATAATTCCACCTAAGGACGAGAATATTATcagttttatcaaaataattccATGTTCACGAAAGGCACAAGTTGAGAAAATGAAATATGTACGCAAACTACGAGTTGTATTTATATGCGTCTGGTTCAGTACCGATTCAATCTAAATTTGAGTTAAACTTACTGCTTCTTCGCGTGATAGACCGGCGACTGCCGACGAACCAACTTCTGTAGAGCTGCTAGCCATGTTAGAGTGTTCCGTAAGTACTTCAGAACGGTGTTACGAAGAGGCCAATATTACGGAAAGGTCATACAGTCACACAACGTTCTTCCCGGGAATCTGTCACTGTATGCTAATAAGCAGATTGTGCATAGTCAATCCAAGTGCTAATGAGTTTACGGTCGTTGACAGTTATTTGTAATACGCATGCCCAGCTaatgacctagcccctttaattcATCCATTTTAGAGCGGATTACCTCATAGTGGCAGGACACCACCCCGTTCTATCGGCCggtatccatggcaacacaCCTTACCTATTATCCAATCTTAAACCACTTATGGAGGAGTATGACGTCACTGCATACATTAGTGGTCACGATCATAATCTTCAGGTAAGTTATCATTTTAAACGTTGTCTCAAGGTCGATATTTTAAGCCGTCTTGATGTAGTATCACAACGCTTATGACTAGTGAAATTATTGTaagtgttgctgttgttttttgcttttcagcACATCAAAGAGGACGATTCCAACTTGCATTACTTCATTTCAGGAAACGGAAACTTTTACAACTCATACATATTCCACAAAAGGGCTCTAAGCTCTTCGTTAAAGTAAGTTACAGCCGATTAGTTCGTGAAGTTAATCTCACACCGTGATATTTCCTCTTCCTCCTACGTGGACTGGGTTCGATCTACGAACTTGGCCTTGTTAGCGCTAAGGTGCCGCATATTGGCATACAGATCTATTCGCcaaatatatatagattattacatgtcaAGAGCCTGATATAGTTCTTATTCacttttaataccatatcgcgaacgagcgagtcttcgagcgagtcagcggtatggtattaaaaacgagtgaataaaaccGATATCAgactcttaacatgtaataatttgtttattacatattacatgcttaaaaaaatcaagccaccaagttgaagtacaagaaggcgttgataaaactgaaaagcaattcttcccgccaaatttgacgacACGCCTCAGGAGCTAAAATGTAACGTGCAAGCCCATTGGctcaaccaaattattacaatctatttgattgaacaattcaaacccgtggagtgatatgatatcatttcactcagtgaaatgatatcatatcacttctcAGGTATCATTTtcattcacggctttatcacactgatatccacacataatatgtaataaatgaTGTATAATGCAATCATAGTTAGTCATGCTGCAATGAAATAATAACGCCAGGCTGGTTGGAGGGCTGTGACGAAAATTTGTGTCCAATATTTCGTTTCGCATATTCCGTCTTTCATTTGTGATACTCTTTGATGAAGTTACACTGTGCCCAACGTAATAAATATTGGGAATACACATAGAATCTTTCCAGCCACCGAGCCAGCCTTGCTTTATTATTCGGTTCGAGTTTGTGTATTACTCGCTTCCAGGGTGTTTTCGCTGGATACTCCGCCTTTTCAGTTTTGTCAAAAAAGAGCAATTTACTTTTTTCTGCTTTAATTTGATTGCTTGTGCTAAGCTGTAaaacaatttcttgaaattttcaGGTTTTTTCATGGCGACTGCGGAGCGTTCACTGTGTTCGAAGCTACGCGCGAATTTCTCAAGGTATCACTCATTGACGATGCTGGAAATGAGTTGTATAATATTAAGTTAAAACCAAGAACAGCGATTCAGTCGATGGATGACGAAGAAAACGCAATCCTCGATGAATTCTTTACTTCTCAGTCGACGTGACGCTGGACAGTTCATCGTGGCACATAAAGACGAAGATTGATAGACAATATTGTAAATACTTGTTGTTAGTCAGAGACATCAAACGAGGGAGATTAAATAAATAATGTCAACATCTCCGCATGCATTGCGGACCTCTGAAACACGAGACGTCTTTGCTACTAAGGTGGCTTTCTGTCCTCATATAAAGGAACttgagcaaccacgacgaccaTGCATGGTGATAAGAACGTTACCACCCcgtgaaataacctgttttgcagttgcgtgAATGACGTGATCGCTTGACGActaattttgattttgtttcacTCCATCTCCACACCAATTAAAATTCAGGATAGCACGTACACAATTTACATGTTAAACGACACAATCAGAGAACTGTACTTGTTCACTTGTAAATAGGGAACAGAATGTTGGACTGGGTAAATGCTCACGGGGTTAATACTTGTGGGGTGCAGGGGTtaattcccagatccggcgtcatatgtgggttgagtttgttggttctctactctgcaccgagaggttttctccgggaactcctctttcccctctcctaaaaaaaaagtcagcatttgacttgatttgtgttaatttttaatttcagtttacagtgtccgcaattagtgctccagcgctagaacgactagacacttaaataaagtttctttcctttcctttgcgTTTCTTAGGCCAGACTCTAAAAAAACTCAGCAATTCAATTAGTGTTACTTCCTATGATACAGCTTGTTGCCTGCTATCCCTCCTGAGTGCAGCTTCAGGCATTACAAACAACCTCGAGAGAGAGAAGTTGAAAATTTATAAATTGATAACATTTTAGAATAAAACCGGCAGCTAAACAGTGACGCCCATACAAGTGTTagttaataaataaaatttaagcaAAAACAAGAACCGCCCAGCAGCGCAGTCGGTGTAGAgtgattttacctttttttaGCCTCTGCCCTAGAAACACCGTCTAGAAGTCAGGTAGCttcaaaaaacaagccaaacATCTCTATCAGTACTTGCTATAGTCtctgaaagagtcttccatATCTAGTCTAACGCTGTAGGTTTTTATTATCGACCTTCTaccgagtgctatgtgataaacatttggaaaattatgtattcaaacctttgtaaaatagtatatagagccaGCTTAAACGTCTGTTCGCACATAAAACGGAGCACTTTCAGAGGTAGGGGGATAAAGGGCGCACCTTCAGCTTCCATTGATATCAGTTttgtaactgaaggaactaccggcGTTAAGtaaagtgactttacctttaCAACGCAGTAAATATCGCGTGTACACTCTAATCAATAGCTATCATGCGTATGAATGCAGGTATGTGTTGACGTTTCCGATTCCCGTAGCTGTCAATCGTTGTTTTTCAGACTTGTACAgcaccgcaaatgatccccgaccgcaaatgatccccagaccggaaatgatccccaaattggaccgcaaatgatcccgaaccgtaaatgatccccgatgtgaaccgcaaatgatcccgccgggaaacaacggatggcatggattttggtttcttgaatttttctttaaactttttttttcttcctttctttttttttttttttttttcatcaactagaagataaattagatcaaattaaagaaaagatatactggcaacgtaaattataatttaagagcgaatgtcagcaattatcaaacaaattcgaaaaatcgcggcaaacctcaaaaaatcgatttcgctcaaactttgtaaatggtggggcaattagtgctgagagttgctatgcagttggtttcctcaaatatcgtgtaattattgaaaaatgtgcaaattttgacgacgctacagaagcaggccattttgactctgaattttaacccaacttcggcggactcgcatccATGTATTCAATCgccctttgttgtttttgtcaatttgataagggttatttaatcactttctttcgaaacaattttttttctttagggctatatttttcatcaaaaaaggTACCTcgtacaaaacgtttgtttatggatgtgcttaacctttgaatcgcttgaaacttcgctcattaaagggcggataaataccttttcaaatgatcgaaaaatatctctgggtaactgtttgtgtgtaatgctacaccacttctaatgcgaaggatat belongs to Acropora muricata isolate sample 2 chromosome 9, ASM3666990v1, whole genome shotgun sequence and includes:
- the LOC136928146 gene encoding tartrate-resistant acid phosphatase type 5-like isoform X1, producing MLNLWSSHSLCYIFFLIMTCSLVGSTDGTRLAFAAIGDFGGVPQPPYFTYTQRKIARVLGKYAFMKDIKFIIGLGDNFYYEGVKSVDDHRFTSTFEHVYTAPPLQRATWYMIAGNHDHVSNVSAQIAYTKRSKRWHFPHFYYTKVLKVPGSYKTIQLVMIDTTILCCKHQKKSNTLPEEEKQLKWIRNTLRDSTADYLIVAGHHPVLSAGIHGNTPYLLSNLKPLMEEYDVTAYISGHDHNLQHIKEDDSNLHYFISGNGNFYNSYIFHKRALSSSLKFFHGDCGAFTVFEATREFLKVSLIDDAGNELYNIKLKPRTAIQSMDDEENAILDEFFTSQST
- the LOC136928146 gene encoding tartrate-resistant acid phosphatase type 5-like isoform X2; amino-acid sequence: MKDIKFIIGLGDNFYYEGVKSVDDHRFTSTFEHVYTAPPLQRATWYMIAGNHDHVSNVSAQIAYTKRSKRWHFPHFYYTKVLKVPGSYKTIQLVMIDTTILCCKHQKKSNTLPEEEKQLKWIRNTLRDSTADYLIVAGHHPVLSAGIHGNTPYLLSNLKPLMEEYDVTAYISGHDHNLQHIKEDDSNLHYFISGNGNFYNSYIFHKRALSSSLKFFHGDCGAFTVFEATREFLKVSLIDDAGNELYNIKLKPRTAIQSMDDEENAILDEFFTSQST